The Pangasianodon hypophthalmus isolate fPanHyp1 chromosome 2, fPanHyp1.pri, whole genome shotgun sequence genome window below encodes:
- the LOC128317951 gene encoding gastrula zinc finger protein XlCGF49.1-like encodes MKSDEIKLDEPTESSNSDQSSSGTFRTSSSRRRVEKEPHYCSQCGKGFSVKGNLKIHQRIHTGEKPYQCSLCGTSFRQKGTLQKHQRIHTGDKPYYCLECGKSFNRKDDLQIHQRIHTGEKPYQCSECGKSFKQRGHLLQHTPVHTGHKPYYCSHCGKQFTLQSNFQRHQRIHTAQNVDKQHFL; translated from the coding sequence ATGAAGTCAGATGAGATTAAACTTGATGAACCCACAGAGAGCTCCAATAGTGACCAAAGTTCATCTGGAACTTTCCGCACAAGCTCCTCTCGCAGACGAGTGGAAAAAGAACCTCACTACTGTTCTCAGTGTGGAAAGGGTTTCAGTGTTAAGGGTAATCTGAAAATACACCAGCgaattcacacaggagaaaagccATATCAGTGTTCACTCTGTGGAACCAGCTTTAGACAGAAGGGTACTCTCCAAAAACACCAACGCATTCACACTGGAGATAAACCTTATTACTGCTTAGAGTGCGGAAAAAGTTTTAATCGAAAGGATGATCTGCAAATACACCAGCGCATCCACacgggagagaagccgtatcagtgtTCAGAGTGTGGGAAGAGCTTTAAACAAAGAGGTCATCTCCTACAACACACGCCTGTTCACACGGGACATAAACCTTATTACTGCTCACACTGTGGGAAACAGTTTACTCTGCAGAGTAATTTCCAgcgacaccagcgcattcacacagcaCAGAATGTGGACAAGCAACACTTCTTATGA
- the LOC113545844 gene encoding zinc finger protein 585A-like: protein MKSGEIKLEDLESTESSSNSHQSSSCMFHTNSSHRQVEKESHQCSHCGKSFNQKSNLKKHQRIHTGGKPYHCSECGKGFSQKGNLNEHHHIHTGEKPYSCSHCGKSFSQKSNFQKHQRIHAGEKPYRCSQCGKSYNEKYHLKEHHQIHTGEKPYSCSQCGKSFSQKSNFQKHQRIHTGEKPYYCSLCWKNFTSQRNLQIHQLIHTGEKPHQCSLCGKSFAHKSTLQQHERLHTGETPYHCSQCGKSFPHRNSLRHHQHIHTGEKPYHCSQCGKSFTQRISLRQHQYIHTGEKPHQCPQCGKSFTQSGTLRQHQLIHTGEKLHHCSQCGKSFTQRKSLRQHQHIHTGEKPYHCSQCGKSFKRRGHLRQHQRIHTGDKPYSCSECGKHFTSQSHLQQHQCVHTAIDVDSQQFKFTEIEEDVLKFCSKAQASVDISGVGGEEVNMSSDSVLMRKCKAVIKSTHGKAVPFFIRKNVATTGFYLHTSICSSSRFEWFFYTSPPHTSTRTSRDTTRMKSEEIKLENLETTESSSSHQRSSGAFCTKASQVKKEIHQCSQCGKSFSQMSNLQTHQRIHTGEKPYRCSQCGNSFSYYCNLRRHQRIHTGERPYQCSVCEKSFTSQSTLQRHQRIHTGEKPYQCSHCAKSFIESGSLINHLRIHTGEKPYHCSDCGKSFTQRSNLQQHLRIHTGDKPYYCLECGKSFNRQNVLQLHQRIHTGEKPYYCSECGKHFTFQSNFRRHQCIHTALNEDRPYPLGSELSDSTNHLSIQIFLPGFYLHTSICSSSRCYLMQVIKGAWLMRYEWCLLLLSSFLQIKFMFTRTSRNPTMMKSDEIEYEHLTSTRSSSSPQRSPATLPGNIARRRVQNESHHCSLCGKSFTKRSNLKQHQLVHTGEKPYPCSHCEKSFTKRSNLKQHQFVHTGEKPYPCSQCSMSFTQKVHLIRHQHIHTGEKPYQCSQCEKSFIDSSSLIKHHRIHTGEKVCRCSLCGYSFNCLSNLKRHQRIHKGEKPYQCSQCGKSFIDRGNLIKHQRIHTGEKPYHCSHCGKSFTQRFNLQQHQRIHRGDKPYYCSECGKSFNREYTLQLHQQIHTGVKPYYCTECGRSFSSLSNLKQHQRIHTGERPYQCSQCKKSFSSSDTLKNHQRIHTGEKPYQCPECGKRFTQMGHLQQHLHIHTGEKPHRQCSECGKRFSNHRDFQQHKHIHTAANEDMLQFS, encoded by the exons ATGAAGTCAGGAGAGATTAAACTTGAGGATCTGGAATCCACAGAGAGCTCATCAAATAGTCATCAAAGTTCATCGTGTATGTTCCACACTAACTCTTCTCACAGACAAGTAGAAAAAGAAAGTCACCAGTGTTCACACTGTGGGAAGAGTTTCAATCAAAAGAGTAATCTCAAgaaacaccagcgcattcacacaggagggaagccgtatcactgctcagagTGTGGCAAGGGTTTCAGTCAAAAGGGTAATCTCAATGAACACCaccacattcacacaggagagaaaccgtatTCCTGTTCACACTGTGGGAAAAGTTTCAGTCAGAAGAGTAATTTCCAAAAGCATCAACGAATTCATGCAGGAGAAAAGCCGTACcgctgctcacagtgtgggaaaagTTACAATGAAAAGTATCACCTGAAAGAACACCACCAAATCCACACAGGAGAAAAACCATATTCCTGTTCCCAGTGTGGGAAAAGTTTCAGTCAGAAGAGTAACTTCCAAAAGCACCAGCGtattcacactggagagaagccGTACTACTGCTCGCTGTGTTGGAAGAATTTTACTAGCCAGCGTAATCTTCAAATCCACCAACtcattcacactggagagaagccACATCAGTGTTCGctgtgtgggaagagttttgcaCATAAGAGTACTCTCCAACAGCACGAGCGGCTTCACACTGGAGAGacgccgtatcactgctcacagtgcgGGAAGAGTTTTCCACATAGGAACAGCCTCCGTCACCAccagcacattcacacaggagagaagccgtatcactgctcacagtgcgGGAAGAGTTTTACGCAGAGAATAAGTCTACGACAACACCAGTacattcacactggagagaagccGCATCAGTGTCCACAGTGCGGGAAGAGTTTTACACAAAGCGGTACTCTCCGACAACATCAGCTCATTCATACTGGAGAGAAGCTacatcactgctcacagtgtgggaagagttttacgcAGAGGAAAAGTCTCCGACAACAccagcacattcacacaggagagaagccgtatcactgctcacagtgtgggaagagttttaaacGAAGGGGTCATCTCCGacaacaccagcgcattcacactggagaTAAACCATATTCCTGTTCAGAGTgtggaaaacattttacaagCCAGAGTCATCTCCAGCAACACCAGTGCGTTCACACAGCTATAGATGTGGATAGCCAACAGTTC AAATTCACAGAAATAGAAGAAGACGTGCTGAAGTTTTGCTCTAAAGCTCAAG CATCTGTGGACATCAGTGGAGTAGGTGGTGAAGAGGTGAACATGAGCTCAGACTCTGTACTAATGCGAAAGTGCAAGGCAGTAATCAAGTCCACGCATGGTAAAGCAGTCCCTTTCTTTATCAGGAAGAATGTGGCAACAACAG GGTTTTACCTCCACACTTCCATCTGCTCAAGCTCAAG ATTTGAGTGGTTTTTCTACACATCTCCTCCTCATACCTCCACAAGAACATCACGAGACACAACAAGGATGAAGTCAGAAGAGATTAAACTTGAGAATCTGGAAACCACAGAGAGCTCCAGTAGTCACCAGAGGTCATCTGGTGCTTTCTGCACTAAAGCGTCTcaagttaaaaaagaaattcaccagtgctcacagtgtgggaagagtttcagTCAGATGAGTAATCTCCAGacacaccagcgcattcacacaggagagaagccgtatcgcTGCTCACAGTGTGGCAACAGCTTCAGTTACTACTGTAATCTCCGACGTCATCAGCGAATTCACACTGGAGAGAGGCCgtatcagtgttcagtgtgtgagaagAGTTTTACTAGCCAGAGTACTCTCCAGagacaccagcgcattcacacaggagagaagccgtaccaGTGTTCACATTGTGCAAAGAGTTTTATTGAGAGCGGTAGTCTCATAAACCACCTGCGAATTCACacgggagagaagccgtatcactgctcagacTGCGGGAAGAGTTTTACACAAAGGAGTAATCTCCAGCAGCACCTgcgcattcacactggagaTAAACCGTATTACTGCTTAGAGTGCGGGAAGAGTTTTAATCGCCAGAACGTTCTGCAGTTACACCAGCGAATTCACACAGGCGAGAAGCCCTATTACTGTTCAGAGTGtggaaaacattttactttCCAGAGTAATTTCCGACGACACCAGTGCATTCACACGGCTCTGAATGAGGACAG GCCATATCCACTTGGCT CTGAGCTCTCCGACTCTACTAATCATCTTTCCATTCAGATATTTCTCCCAGGGTTTTACCTCCACACTTCCATCTGCTCAAGCTCAAG GTGTTATTTGATGCAGGTGATTAAAGGGGCGTGGTTGATGAG ATATGAGTGGTGTCTTCTCCTGCTGTCCTCTTTCCTACAAATCAAGTTTATGTTTACAAGAACATCAAGAAATCCAACGATGATGAAGTCAGATGAGATTGAATACGAGCATCTGACATCCACGAGAAGCTCCAGTAGTCCTCAAAGGTCACCTGCTACTTTACCTGGTAACATCGCTCGTAGACGAGTGCAGAATGAAAGTCACCACTGCTCACTGTGTGGAAAGAGTTTCACTAAAAGGAGTAATCTGAAACAACACCAGCTtgttcacacaggagagaagccgtatccgTGCTCACACTGTGAGAAGAGTTTCACCAAAAGGAGTAATCTGAAACAACACCAGTTtgttcacacaggagagaagccgtatccgTGCTCACAGTGTAGCATGAGCTTCACTCAGAAGGTTCATCTCATACGACAccagcacattcacacaggagaaaaaccGTATCAGTGTTCTCAGTGTGAGAAGAGTTTTATCGACAGCAGTAGTCTCATAAAACACCATCGGATTCACACGGGAGAGAAGGTCTGTCGCTGCTCACTGTGCGGTTATAGCTTCAACTGCCTCAGTAACCTTAAGCGACATCAGCGCATTCACAAAGGAGAGAAACCGTATCAGTGTTCGCAGTGCGGAAAGAGTTTTATTGATAGAGGTAATCTGATtaaacaccagcgcattcacacaggagagaagccgtatcactgctcacactgtgggaagagttttacacaAAGATTTAATCTCCAgcaacaccagcgcattcacagaGGAGATAAACCGTATTACTGCtcagagtgtgggaagagttttaatcgAGAGTACACTCTTCAGTTACACCAACAGATTCATACCGGGGTTAAACCCTATTACTGTACAGAGTGTGGGAGGAGTTTTAGCAGTCTGAGTAATCTCAAACAACACCAGCGCATCCACACAGGAGAGAGGCCATATCAGTGTTCCCAGTGTAAGAAGAGTTTTAGTTCGAGCGATACGCTCAAAAACCATCAGCGGATtcatacaggagagaagccgtatcagtgtCCGGAGTGTGGGAAGAGGTTTACACAAATGGGTCATCTCCAGCAGCACCTGcatattcacacaggagagaagccgcaTCGTCAGTGCTCGGAGTGTGGCAAGAGATTCAGTAACCACAGAGATTTTCAGCAACACAAGCACATTCACACAGCGGCGAATGAAGACATGCTGCAGTTCTCATGA